A genomic segment from Leptolyngbya boryana PCC 6306 encodes:
- the tftA gene encoding hormogonium tapered terminus morphoprotein TftA, giving the protein MGRIFISAGHGNRINGVTDPGAVVAGTTEAREMILTRDLIVTELRSRGVEVLSVPDALSAAQAIDWINARARRDDVALEIRADAFSNPSVRGSTVYFIANNDQRRRNAELLLQALIRRVPQLPSRGARPDTDTGLGSLPFCRQINCGSLLMTIGFLTNPDDRFIIQNQRRDVSLGISDGLVAWVRGTALPPDPNQYPEIAINLNGQTYGEKGILVNGNSFVPLDLIDRLGLDLSKEPGISRINYRQVVFIRATDLAKFNVVIGWDAKTRTVTLRSILRVCAGSLDRIMGNGNTLSSQLITFLRRNNEAAVAQFPTIADLYRQEGAIEGVNYDIAFSQMLLETNYLRFGGDVKPSQNNFAGLGDVGGGPEGASFPNAQIGVRAHIQLLKAYASTEPLVQDVVTPRFRFVTRGIAPLIEQLTGRWSADPQYGQKISTILRQLYDSAQIL; this is encoded by the coding sequence TTTCCGCAGGGCATGGCAATCGCATCAATGGAGTCACAGATCCGGGTGCAGTCGTTGCCGGGACAACCGAAGCCAGAGAAATGATTCTGACGCGCGATTTGATCGTCACAGAATTGCGATCGCGCGGAGTCGAAGTTTTATCTGTCCCGGATGCGCTGAGTGCTGCACAAGCGATTGACTGGATTAATGCGCGCGCCCGGAGAGATGATGTTGCCCTAGAAATTCGAGCCGATGCCTTCAGTAATCCCAGTGTGCGCGGCTCGACGGTCTACTTCATTGCGAATAATGATCAGCGACGACGCAATGCTGAATTGCTTTTACAAGCTTTAATTCGTCGTGTGCCGCAACTTCCTAGTCGAGGCGCACGACCCGACACCGATACGGGATTAGGGAGTCTGCCCTTTTGTCGTCAAATCAATTGCGGATCGTTGCTAATGACGATCGGGTTTCTGACGAATCCAGACGATCGCTTTATTATTCAAAATCAGCGGCGAGATGTGTCGCTGGGCATTTCGGATGGATTAGTGGCTTGGGTGCGAGGAACTGCTTTACCGCCTGATCCGAATCAGTATCCAGAAATTGCGATTAATCTGAATGGTCAGACTTATGGTGAGAAAGGAATTTTGGTAAATGGAAATTCTTTTGTGCCACTGGATCTCATCGATCGCTTAGGGCTTGATTTGTCCAAAGAACCGGGGATTTCTCGGATTAACTATCGTCAAGTCGTCTTTATTCGAGCGACGGATTTGGCAAAGTTTAATGTTGTGATCGGGTGGGATGCGAAGACAAGAACGGTGACGTTGCGATCGATTTTGCGGGTCTGTGCGGGATCGCTCGATCGCATTATGGGCAATGGCAATACTTTGAGTTCGCAACTCATCACGTTCCTGAGAAGAAATAATGAAGCTGCGGTCGCACAGTTTCCGACGATCGCGGATTTGTATCGTCAAGAAGGCGCGATCGAAGGGGTGAACTATGATATTGCCTTTAGTCAGATGTTACTAGAGACCAATTATTTACGATTTGGCGGGGATGTGAAGCCATCTCAGAATAATTTCGCTGGATTAGGTGATGTGGGTGGAGGACCTGAAGGAGCAAGTTTCCCAAATGCTCAAATTGGGGTAAGAGCGCATATTCAGCTATTGAAAGCGTATGCGAGTACAGAACCTTTGGTGCAGGATGTAGTCACTCCGCGATTTCGGTTTGTGACGCGCGGAATTGCGCCCTTGATTGAACAATTGACCGGGAGATGGTCGGCTGATCCGCAGTATGGGCAGAAGATTAGTACGATTTTGCGTCAGTTGTATGATTCGGCGCAGATTTTGTAA
- a CDS encoding nSTAND1 domain-containing NTPase produces the protein MPRAVNRSTVLETGQAKLWILLIGINRYRDSRLPSLQYSAIDCQGLAEALIDATQAFPQRSMQIRHDFGVPATLQQVRDSLAAIVESAQSRDTVLIYFSGHGILEDEQPVLCLADTQKDDLLNTGLSIAELLEQLGQCQAQQQIVWLDACHSGGMTLRGATLPNPTAQMMGLLGQRAVQSQGFYALLSCDQSQQSWEFPELGHGVFTYFLMQGLRGAAADASGAIDADGLYKYVYHQTLQYIDKSNQQLRLINQQKRGRGETHLQPEYPLQTPKRIVEGFGQFTLGVKSTSIALLPSRQAIIIDVLRDHRLTLQFSKLLSSVGGFELVYQSSDWETVRSQIQFKLETPEATSVLVYIRGRIAIVQDEPCVILGEGERITRSWLRTALRQSEIAQQIVILDCPGADTLPEWVEELRREQGQCLIAAAAPRNEPELFTRSLIETLNRAENQSGFPVAAWITQLQLALAGKMSLHVWLSGTQGVIDIFPEQQTVKPSEIGVCPYRGLQAFSEDDAEFFYGREALTQQLLQAVQQDACLAVVGASGSGKSSVVQAGLIAQLRQGKRIPGSEQWWIGRMRPGDQPFESLVKCLAQPGEQDQIEGLMYQGTEGCVQWLRTRTEPMVLLVIDQFEEIFTLASDYDRRDFLNIILEALEYTSDRFKLVLTLRADFVAAALEIPQLAGILQRSSILVPPCLSDEDYRQVIVRPAEQVGLKVEASLVEVLLQELDRTPGDLPLLEFVLEQLWQKRKTGELTLKTYQSEIGGLQGALENKAQATYDQLRLDEQDCARWIFLSLTQLGEGTEDTRRRVLKADLDVAKYPPNLIDRTLHALSDAKLIVINTEELPTSRGELTTTEIPPVVTIEVAHEILIRHWSTLRWWLTENRKRLQVQRPIEQSAIDWHKNNRPSDLLLRGMRLAEAEELYVKYTDELTRETQEFIAASLDARQGEQLALKRRLRRAQQAILAIASLAIAAIGFGSLAAWNQRNAQIREIQALSASSEALLNSNQQLESLADGIKAGHQLQRLDRPWNFLPFDVKTTAIATLQQAISQTQESNRLEGHAQQVNDVQMSADGQLIATVSNDNLVKLWSREGAAIQTLTDHRDRVLAVTFSSDNQQIATASADRTIKIWNRDGKLIHTLNGHRDWVTDVQFSENGRSLISSSRDGTIKLWNLDQKKEVQTFRGHRGWVNQIAFGQSDRQILSGSEDGTIKIWEIGKSGAIRSFNAHRERVTSVSIAPNRQSILSSGDNLAKLWTLSGKEIATFEGHRDQVNTAIYSPDGRTIATGSIDQTIRLWNLEGALLATIQGHGAAVMNLSFSPAGTQLLSASADKTARVWQVSTLAKLNTGFSALAVNGSMIAIATPDQTIQVQQDGNLRILKGHTAPITQLRFSGDTLISASADKTIRIWNAKTGEPIKTIAAHGDRVTALSVDHARKTFASGSADKTIKIWSIDGNAIATLQGHTDEVTALSFLADGRLASGSIDKSIRLWNVDQKTSTVLGEHRLAISDLAVNGDTLASASWDNTIQLWSIQEARSKYTLIGHNNGVTSLSFHNSVLASGSSDSTIKLWNAETGELIKTLNGTQDRVASVVFQGNTLLSTSDRAGLTTWDFDLERLMKQSCDRVQFFARSHSDLAKLCN, from the coding sequence ATGCCTCGCGCTGTTAATCGTTCAACGGTTTTAGAAACTGGACAAGCTAAACTTTGGATCTTGCTGATTGGGATCAATCGATATCGAGATTCAAGACTGCCCTCTTTACAATATTCCGCGATCGACTGTCAGGGTCTCGCCGAAGCCTTAATTGATGCTACGCAGGCATTTCCTCAGCGATCGATGCAGATCCGACACGATTTTGGGGTGCCAGCGACGCTCCAGCAAGTTCGAGACAGTTTAGCGGCGATCGTGGAATCTGCTCAAAGCCGGGATACGGTGCTGATTTACTTTTCTGGGCATGGGATTTTAGAGGACGAACAGCCTGTCCTATGCTTAGCTGATACTCAGAAAGATGACTTGCTCAATACAGGATTGAGTATTGCTGAGCTTTTAGAACAGCTAGGTCAGTGTCAAGCTCAGCAGCAGATTGTCTGGTTAGATGCGTGTCACAGTGGAGGCATGACGCTCAGAGGCGCAACACTTCCTAATCCAACGGCTCAGATGATGGGATTGCTCGGACAGCGCGCGGTGCAAAGTCAGGGATTTTACGCGTTGCTCTCTTGTGATCAGTCTCAGCAGTCTTGGGAGTTTCCAGAGTTGGGGCATGGCGTATTTACTTACTTTCTGATGCAAGGATTACGAGGCGCGGCAGCAGATGCCAGTGGCGCGATCGATGCAGATGGATTGTATAAATATGTTTATCATCAGACGCTTCAGTACATCGATAAAAGCAATCAACAACTGCGATTGATCAATCAGCAGAAGCGAGGACGCGGTGAAACGCACTTACAGCCTGAATATCCCTTGCAAACTCCGAAGCGAATCGTTGAGGGGTTTGGGCAGTTTACGTTAGGCGTGAAATCGACCTCGATCGCGCTTTTGCCTTCTCGACAAGCCATCATCATTGATGTGTTGCGCGATCATCGCCTGACTTTGCAATTTAGTAAGTTGCTCAGTAGTGTGGGTGGGTTTGAACTGGTGTATCAATCGAGCGATTGGGAAACGGTGCGATCGCAAATTCAATTCAAGCTCGAAACCCCCGAAGCAACAAGCGTTTTAGTCTACATCCGTGGCAGAATTGCCATCGTGCAAGATGAGCCTTGTGTGATTTTGGGAGAAGGAGAGCGGATTACGCGATCGTGGTTGCGAACGGCTTTACGTCAGAGTGAAATTGCTCAGCAGATTGTGATCCTCGATTGTCCTGGGGCAGATACTTTACCAGAGTGGGTTGAAGAATTACGACGAGAGCAAGGGCAATGTTTGATCGCAGCAGCAGCGCCTCGGAATGAACCGGAACTATTTACGCGATCGCTGATTGAGACGTTAAATCGCGCCGAAAATCAGAGCGGCTTTCCTGTTGCAGCTTGGATTACTCAGCTTCAATTAGCGCTTGCAGGCAAGATGTCGCTGCATGTCTGGTTATCGGGCACTCAGGGCGTAATTGATATCTTTCCAGAACAGCAGACGGTCAAACCTTCAGAGATTGGAGTGTGTCCGTATCGAGGGCTGCAAGCGTTTAGCGAAGACGATGCAGAGTTCTTCTATGGTCGGGAAGCTCTGACTCAGCAGCTTTTACAAGCCGTTCAGCAGGATGCTTGCCTCGCAGTCGTCGGGGCTTCGGGCAGTGGAAAATCTTCGGTTGTGCAAGCCGGATTAATTGCACAGTTGCGACAAGGAAAGCGAATTCCGGGAAGCGAACAATGGTGGATTGGGCGGATGCGTCCGGGCGATCAACCGTTTGAGTCATTGGTGAAATGTTTGGCACAACCCGGAGAACAAGACCAGATTGAAGGCTTGATGTATCAGGGGACAGAAGGCTGTGTGCAATGGTTGCGAACTCGCACTGAGCCGATGGTGTTACTGGTGATCGATCAGTTTGAGGAGATATTTACGCTGGCTTCAGACTACGATCGCCGAGATTTTCTCAACATCATTTTAGAAGCACTGGAATATACTTCCGATCGCTTTAAACTGGTGCTCACGCTGAGAGCCGATTTTGTCGCAGCCGCATTGGAAATTCCTCAGCTCGCAGGGATTTTACAGCGATCGAGCATTCTGGTTCCGCCTTGTTTGAGCGATGAAGACTATCGGCAAGTGATTGTTCGTCCGGCTGAACAAGTTGGATTAAAAGTCGAAGCAAGTTTAGTCGAAGTCTTGCTACAAGAGCTAGATCGTACCCCCGGAGATTTGCCGCTGTTAGAATTCGTTTTAGAACAACTGTGGCAGAAGCGCAAAACAGGAGAATTAACCCTCAAAACTTATCAGTCTGAGATTGGGGGCTTGCAAGGCGCATTAGAAAACAAAGCACAAGCAACTTATGATCAGTTGCGTCTCGATGAACAAGACTGTGCGCGCTGGATTTTTCTATCGTTAACTCAGTTAGGCGAAGGGACAGAAGATACGCGCCGTCGAGTTTTGAAAGCGGATCTCGACGTTGCCAAATATCCGCCGAATCTCATCGATCGCACATTGCACGCACTCAGTGATGCCAAGTTGATTGTCATTAACACCGAAGAGCTGCCGACAAGTCGAGGAGAGTTAACGACAACTGAAATTCCACCTGTAGTGACGATCGAGGTAGCTCATGAAATTCTGATTCGTCATTGGTCTACGTTGCGCTGGTGGCTGACTGAGAACCGCAAACGGCTGCAAGTCCAACGCCCGATCGAGCAATCCGCGATCGATTGGCATAAAAACAATCGCCCGTCTGATCTCCTGCTGCGAGGTATGCGCTTAGCAGAAGCAGAAGAACTCTATGTGAAATACACCGATGAACTGACGCGAGAAACCCAGGAGTTTATTGCCGCCAGTCTTGACGCACGGCAAGGCGAACAGCTTGCACTCAAGCGCCGTTTGCGTCGCGCTCAGCAGGCAATTTTAGCGATCGCATCTCTAGCCATTGCAGCGATCGGTTTCGGAAGCCTCGCTGCTTGGAACCAGCGGAATGCTCAAATTCGTGAAATTCAAGCGCTCTCAGCCTCTTCAGAAGCATTATTAAACTCAAATCAGCAGCTCGAATCATTAGCGGATGGAATCAAAGCAGGACACCAATTACAACGACTCGATCGACCTTGGAATTTTCTACCTTTCGATGTGAAAACGACTGCGATCGCAACGCTGCAACAAGCGATTTCTCAAACTCAAGAATCCAATCGTCTCGAAGGTCATGCTCAACAAGTCAATGATGTTCAGATGAGTGCAGATGGACAACTGATCGCAACCGTGAGCAATGATAATTTAGTAAAACTTTGGTCACGGGAAGGGGCAGCGATTCAAACGCTAACGGATCATCGCGATCGCGTTTTAGCTGTGACATTCAGTTCTGACAATCAACAGATTGCAACGGCAAGTGCAGATAGAACCATCAAAATTTGGAATCGGGATGGAAAATTAATCCACACCTTGAATGGACATCGAGACTGGGTGACTGATGTGCAATTTAGCGAGAATGGTCGATCGCTGATTTCTAGTAGCCGAGATGGAACCATTAAGCTCTGGAACTTGGATCAAAAGAAAGAAGTTCAGACCTTTAGAGGGCATCGAGGATGGGTGAATCAGATTGCATTCGGACAAAGCGATCGCCAAATTCTCTCTGGCAGTGAGGACGGAACGATCAAGATTTGGGAAATTGGAAAATCTGGAGCGATTAGGAGTTTTAATGCTCATCGAGAGCGAGTGACGAGCGTGAGCATCGCTCCAAATCGGCAATCGATTCTCAGCAGTGGCGACAATCTAGCAAAGCTTTGGACATTGAGCGGCAAAGAGATTGCTACTTTTGAGGGACATCGCGATCAGGTGAATACAGCCATTTACAGTCCTGACGGGCGGACGATCGCGACTGGCTCCATCGATCAGACCATTCGACTCTGGAATTTAGAAGGCGCACTGCTCGCAACCATTCAAGGACACGGTGCAGCCGTAATGAATCTCAGTTTTAGTCCGGCTGGAACTCAGCTTTTAAGTGCCAGTGCAGACAAGACTGCGCGAGTTTGGCAAGTCAGTACGCTCGCAAAATTGAATACTGGATTTTCTGCCTTAGCAGTGAATGGATCGATGATTGCGATCGCGACTCCAGATCAAACGATCCAAGTCCAACAAGACGGCAATCTTCGCATTCTCAAAGGCCATACGGCTCCCATTACTCAACTTCGGTTCAGCGGCGATACCTTAATCTCAGCGAGTGCAGATAAAACCATTCGGATTTGGAATGCCAAAACAGGCGAACCGATCAAAACGATTGCCGCACATGGAGATCGCGTCACTGCCTTGAGCGTTGATCACGCGCGTAAGACCTTTGCTTCAGGCAGTGCCGATAAAACCATCAAGATTTGGTCAATAGATGGCAATGCGATCGCAACGTTGCAAGGTCACACCGATGAAGTAACCGCCCTCAGTTTTCTTGCAGATGGACGCTTAGCTTCTGGCAGTATCGATAAAAGCATTCGATTGTGGAATGTGGATCAAAAAACCTCAACGGTGCTTGGAGAACATCGATTAGCCATTTCTGATCTCGCTGTAAATGGCGATACTCTAGCTTCAGCCAGTTGGGATAATACGATTCAGCTTTGGTCAATCCAAGAAGCCCGCTCAAAATATACGCTGATTGGACACAACAACGGAGTGACCTCTTTAAGCTTTCACAATTCAGTACTCGCATCAGGCAGTAGTGATAGCACAATTAAGCTCTGGAATGCGGAAACTGGGGAATTAATCAAAACCTTAAATGGCACTCAGGATAGGGTTGCGAGCGTGGTATTTCAGGGCAATACTCTGCTGAGCACAAGCGATCGAGCCGGATTGACGACTTGGGATTTCGATTTAGAGCGCTTGATGAAGCAGAGTTGCGATCGCGTGCAGTTTTTTGCGCGATCGCACTCTGATTTAGCGAAGCTGTGTAATTGA
- a CDS encoding LysR family transcriptional regulator yields MQFQELSEIELRQICYFMEVVQNHNNFTEAAKRIGIKQPPLSKRIQALEAFLSRNQPNPVKLFDRSKRPIELTEAGQVFRSEVQQALRHLEQAMSTARQASQGKIGRLSIGMNNAIANTTLPEIVQAFTQRFPNVELELHEITIQQEVQMLKQHQLDVIFQRFSSFEETDPALSIQPILEEYFVVALPIHHVLANQPTVPLTAIANESILLPSLDVLPFYEKIITLCREAGFEPKINPTVSVTGVVTLLSLIASGVGVSILPNHVQTLQREGVVYRAIQNATLNRQIAIVWRQEDSSIVLRQFLKVVQEVMNLSLQDSW; encoded by the coding sequence ATGCAGTTTCAAGAACTCAGCGAGATTGAGCTTCGACAGATTTGCTACTTCATGGAAGTTGTACAGAACCACAACAACTTCACCGAAGCGGCAAAGCGCATCGGCATTAAGCAACCACCACTGAGCAAGCGGATTCAGGCGCTAGAAGCATTTCTCAGCCGCAATCAACCGAATCCAGTGAAGTTATTCGATCGCAGCAAGCGTCCCATCGAGTTAACCGAAGCAGGTCAAGTCTTTCGTTCTGAAGTGCAGCAAGCATTGAGGCATCTAGAGCAAGCAATGTCTACTGCCCGACAAGCGAGCCAAGGAAAGATTGGACGATTAAGCATTGGAATGAATAATGCCATTGCTAATACAACTTTGCCTGAAATTGTGCAAGCCTTCACCCAACGGTTTCCCAATGTAGAACTAGAACTGCATGAGATCACGATCCAGCAAGAAGTTCAGATGCTGAAGCAGCATCAATTGGATGTCATCTTTCAGCGTTTTTCGAGTTTTGAAGAGACCGATCCCGCATTGAGCATTCAGCCGATTCTGGAGGAATATTTTGTCGTGGCGCTACCCATTCATCATGTGCTGGCAAATCAGCCGACCGTTCCATTGACGGCGATCGCAAATGAATCGATCCTCTTACCTTCCCTGGATGTGCTGCCTTTTTATGAAAAAATCATCACGCTTTGCCGCGAGGCAGGATTTGAACCGAAAATTAATCCGACCGTAAGTGTAACAGGTGTCGTCACTCTGCTCAGCCTCATCGCATCAGGGGTTGGCGTGTCTATCCTGCCCAATCATGTACAAACGCTCCAGCGAGAAGGTGTCGTATATCGAGCGATCCAGAATGCAACGCTGAACCGACAGATCGCGATCGTGTGGCGACAAGAGGATTCATCGATTGTTTTACGTCAATTTCTCAAAGTCGTACAGGAGGTCATGAATTTGTCGCTGCAAGATTCTTGGTAA
- a CDS encoding hydantoinase B/oxoprolinase family protein codes for MSFNFHPVGYGNPKIQATPKLNGLVEAIMLKVFADRGGTFTDLVAVTDDQGIVDRLSMIAGRFQVTPLADRSWIIIYKLLSEQPEQYQDAVIQGIRDILGLSSDRAIPPGTVEVVKMGTTVATNALLERKGERTLLLTTQGFRDALAIGYQNRPNIFARQIVLPERVYERVIEVQERYTAQGEELVSITSEEELRLTTLLQQAYQDGIRAVAIALLHSYRYPKHEQQIAGLARKVGFQQISISHEVSPLMKLIRRGDTTVVDAYLSPILRRYVEQVGTALPRSTTKLEFMKSDGGLTEAARFQGKDSILSGPAGGIVGAVKTSTTAGFDKIIGFDMGGTSTDVSHYNGEYERTLETEVAGVRLCAPMMSIHTVAAGGGSILRFDGSRYRVGPESAGANPGPACYRKGGPLTVTDCNVRLGKVQPEFFPQVFGVEGNLPLDRTIVEQKFAALSAEIRTATGDNRTDEQVAAGFLAIAIDKMANAIKKISVQRGYDVTQYTLCCFGGAGGQHACLIAEALGMTKIFIHPFAGVLSAYGIGLADVRTLKDRAIEANLDETKMPELEQALAALDLDSRAEIIAQGVSADQIQTVFKARLRYQGTDSALSVDFDQVEAMRSQFEAIYEQRYGFSMPEKSLIVEAVSVEAIAHANPIAEPLLSDQRITPLIAIATVPIYTKEARHQTPVYRRQDLRPGDRITGAALILEPTGTNVVEPGWCAELTQQNYLILSKVEETQGAALSLPAAMPDPVMLEIFNNLVRAIAEEMGITLQNTSYSVNIKERLDFSCAIFDHSGQLVANAPHIPVHLGSMSESVSSLIQARGTTLKPGDAYASNNPYNGGTHLPDITVITPVFVADCSTPMFYVASRGHHADIGGITPGSMPPHSQSIDQEGILLDNLQIVDQGHFLEAELLEVFTNHPYPVRNSVQNLADLQAQIAANERGVQELRRIVHAYGLETVQNYMQYIQDNAEESVRRVIKGLKPGRFEYRMDDDSRICVDLTINSATRSARIDFTGTSEQRSTNLNAPLAICKAVVLYVFRSLVEDDIPLNAGCLKPLEMIVPEGCFLNPRPPAAVVAGNVETSQAIANALYGALGILAASQGTMNNFTFGNQQHQYYETICGGSGAGATFDGTDAVQTHMTNSRLTDPEVLEWRFPVLVEEFSIRSNSGGRGQHHGGNGVVRRIQFREPMTAAILSGHRIVPPFGLMGGQPGKTGCNSVVRQDGTIEPLSSKAEVLVKPGDVFVIETPGGGGFGDPERCSL; via the coding sequence TTGTCATTCAATTTTCATCCTGTAGGATATGGCAATCCTAAAATACAAGCAACACCTAAACTCAATGGGTTAGTCGAGGCAATTATGCTAAAAGTATTTGCAGACCGAGGGGGGACGTTTACCGATTTAGTTGCAGTGACCGATGATCAAGGAATCGTCGATCGCCTCTCAATGATTGCGGGTCGCTTCCAGGTCACTCCCCTTGCCGATCGCTCCTGGATCATTATTTATAAGCTACTTTCAGAGCAGCCCGAACAGTATCAAGATGCCGTGATTCAAGGCATTCGAGACATCCTGGGACTATCGAGCGATCGCGCGATTCCGCCGGGAACAGTTGAAGTCGTAAAAATGGGCACGACAGTTGCGACGAACGCCCTACTAGAGCGCAAAGGAGAGCGAACTTTACTGCTGACGACTCAAGGCTTTCGGGATGCGCTCGCGATCGGCTATCAAAATCGACCGAATATTTTTGCGCGTCAGATCGTTTTACCTGAGCGAGTCTATGAACGAGTGATTGAGGTTCAAGAACGCTACACGGCACAAGGAGAAGAACTGGTCTCCATCACCTCTGAGGAAGAACTGCGATTGACCACTCTTCTTCAACAGGCTTACCAAGATGGAATTCGGGCAGTTGCGATCGCACTACTGCATAGTTACCGCTACCCAAAACACGAACAACAGATTGCAGGTCTCGCCCGTAAAGTAGGCTTCCAGCAGATTTCTATTTCTCATGAAGTCAGTCCATTGATGAAGCTGATTCGTCGAGGCGATACAACTGTCGTCGATGCCTACCTTTCTCCGATTCTACGGCGCTATGTCGAGCAAGTGGGCACGGCATTGCCTCGCTCGACAACCAAGCTAGAGTTTATGAAATCAGATGGTGGACTGACTGAAGCAGCGCGATTTCAAGGGAAAGATAGTATTCTCTCAGGCCCTGCGGGGGGCATTGTCGGGGCTGTGAAAACCAGTACCACAGCAGGGTTTGACAAAATTATTGGTTTTGATATGGGCGGCACTTCCACCGATGTGTCTCACTACAATGGCGAGTACGAGCGAACCTTAGAAACTGAAGTCGCAGGAGTTAGACTGTGTGCGCCGATGATGTCGATTCACACGGTCGCAGCCGGAGGGGGATCAATCCTGCGGTTTGATGGGTCGCGCTATCGAGTTGGACCTGAATCGGCGGGTGCTAATCCGGGTCCTGCGTGCTATCGCAAGGGTGGACCGCTAACCGTGACCGATTGCAATGTTCGTCTAGGAAAAGTTCAGCCTGAGTTCTTTCCGCAGGTGTTTGGAGTGGAAGGAAATCTGCCGCTCGATCGCACGATCGTTGAACAAAAATTTGCAGCGCTCAGTGCAGAAATTCGGACGGCTACCGGGGACAATCGCACCGATGAACAGGTCGCGGCTGGCTTTCTGGCAATTGCGATCGACAAAATGGCAAATGCGATTAAAAAAATCTCCGTTCAACGCGGCTATGACGTGACCCAGTACACGCTCTGTTGCTTTGGGGGAGCAGGTGGACAACATGCCTGCTTGATTGCAGAAGCATTGGGCATGACCAAGATTTTTATTCATCCGTTTGCAGGCGTTTTATCCGCTTACGGGATTGGGTTAGCTGATGTGCGAACGTTGAAAGATCGAGCGATCGAAGCGAATCTGGACGAAACGAAGATGCCTGAACTAGAACAAGCTTTAGCCGCACTCGACTTAGATAGTCGAGCAGAAATTATTGCTCAGGGCGTGAGTGCCGATCAGATTCAAACGGTCTTCAAAGCAAGGCTGCGCTATCAAGGGACGGATTCTGCATTGAGCGTTGATTTCGATCAAGTCGAAGCAATGCGATCGCAATTTGAGGCAATTTACGAGCAGCGCTATGGCTTTTCAATGCCCGAAAAAAGCTTGATTGTAGAGGCAGTTTCTGTCGAAGCCATCGCCCACGCAAACCCAATCGCAGAACCGTTGCTCTCCGATCAGAGAATCACGCCACTCATCGCAATTGCAACCGTTCCGATCTACACCAAAGAGGCTCGGCATCAAACTCCGGTCTATCGTCGTCAAGATCTCAGACCGGGCGATCGCATTACAGGAGCCGCCCTGATTCTCGAACCCACGGGAACAAATGTCGTTGAACCCGGATGGTGTGCGGAACTGACGCAGCAGAACTATCTGATTTTGAGCAAGGTAGAAGAGACTCAAGGTGCTGCTCTCTCATTGCCTGCTGCGATGCCTGATCCCGTGATGCTGGAGATTTTTAACAATCTGGTTCGTGCGATCGCAGAAGAAATGGGCATCACCCTGCAAAATACAAGCTATTCCGTCAACATCAAAGAGCGGCTCGACTTCTCTTGTGCCATCTTTGATCACTCTGGGCAACTGGTCGCCAATGCACCGCATATTCCCGTGCATTTAGGATCGATGAGTGAAAGTGTGAGTAGTTTAATTCAGGCAAGAGGCACAACTCTAAAGCCTGGAGATGCTTATGCTTCCAATAATCCCTACAATGGCGGGACTCATTTACCTGATATCACAGTCATCACTCCGGTATTTGTAGCAGATTGCTCTACGCCAATGTTTTATGTCGCTTCACGCGGACATCATGCGGATATTGGCGGTATCACACCCGGTTCGATGCCCCCGCATAGTCAATCGATCGACCAAGAAGGCATCCTCCTCGATAATCTACAAATCGTAGATCAGGGACACTTTCTAGAAGCAGAACTACTAGAAGTGTTCACGAATCATCCCTATCCGGTTCGTAATTCGGTTCAGAACTTAGCCGATCTACAAGCTCAAATTGCAGCGAATGAGCGAGGAGTACAAGAACTTCGTCGCATTGTTCACGCCTATGGGCTTGAAACGGTACAGAACTATATGCAGTACATTCAAGACAATGCAGAAGAATCGGTTCGGCGAGTGATTAAGGGTCTCAAGCCAGGTCGCTTTGAGTATCGAATGGATGATGACAGTCGGATTTGTGTTGATTTAACGATCAATTCTGCGACCCGCTCTGCTCGGATTGATTTCACCGGGACATCCGAGCAGCGATCGACCAATCTGAATGCTCCATTGGCGATTTGCAAGGCGGTGGTTCTCTATGTCTTCCGTAGCTTAGTCGAGGATGATATCCCGCTGAATGCAGGCTGCCTCAAGCCACTCGAAATGATTGTTCCTGAAGGGTGTTTCCTCAATCCACGTCCGCCTGCTGCTGTGGTTGCTGGCAATGTCGAGACCTCACAAGCGATCGCGAATGCTCTCTATGGTGCGTTGGGTATTCTGGCGGCTTCTCAAGGCACGATGAACAACTTCACCTTTGGCAATCAACAGCATCAGTACTATGAAACCATCTGTGGCGGTTCTGGCGCGGGGGCAACGTTCGATGGCACTGATGCGGTACAAACCCACATGACCAACTCTCGCCTGACTGATCCAGAAGTTCTAGAGTGGCGATTTCCTGTACTGGTTGAGGAATTTTCGATTCGATCGAACAGTGGCGGCAGGGGGCAACATCACGGTGGCAATGGGGTGGTTCGGCGCATTCAGTTTCGGGAACCCATGACGGCGGCAATTCTATCCGGGCATCGAATTGTTCCCCCGTTTGGACTGATGGGGGGGCAACCTGGCAAGACGGGATGCAATTCAGTGGTACGACAAGACGGCACGATCGAACCACTCTCTAGCAAAGCAGAAGTTTTAGTCAAGCCGGGTGATGTATTTGTGATTGAAACACCAGGTGGCGGTGGATTTGGAGATCCAGAACGGTGCTCACTTTGA